The sequence below is a genomic window from Penaeus monodon isolate SGIC_2016 chromosome 14, NSTDA_Pmon_1, whole genome shotgun sequence.
ttgtTTCGCACATGCCATGAACGGGAGATGCCACAGAAGATGCATTCGAATTTCCAACAGCCTTCACATTCTTCGTGCACTCGAACCCTTTGTGCCGCACTCagtaatttatctgtctatttctggcagactgtctgtctgtatgcctaaCTGCTTGTCTGACTGCCAGTCTCTCTGTCGCTATATCTATCccattcttttgttgttgttttttcttcctattgTTTACAAGTTTGTATACTGGTTTGATATAAAACTAcgggtataaataaataaatatagataaataaatataataaataaataaatatatatatatatatatatatatatatatatatatatatatatatatatatattattattatatagttatatgtatatgatataagataatatatatatataattgatatgtatagtatttatagaatattatatatttatagtatatcaaatatctttatttttattacggaGTTATGTGAGCCGCCGTGCACAGCATGACTTTTAATTGTAGTAATGAGTACGTGGTaagtcccagttcctttccacggagatgccggtgttacttaggtatcattctctctatttatcgcgACTTGGCCAGCACTGACGTCGGCTGGCTGCTAATCCATGGCTAATAGGCAACGAGGTAAGTCCTGCCAAGGCACTTCTGTGTCTAGGTTGCATACTTTAAAACTATGTAAATTAGCGCGTGCTCAATACCGCGCGATGCGTGTATGCATGGATGAAACCACGCACTCGATCGCGATTGCTGTGTGCATTGCactgattttaattatatatatatatatatatatatatatatatagtatatatatatatatatatatatatatatatatatatatatatatatatatatatatatatatatatacatgtgtgtgtgtgtgtttgtgtataaagtgCATGTATAGATTTGTACATATAACCTTAAGGAATTCGCAAGGGCTGCACATCTCTGCGCAGCGCGAACACCGAGACCCACCGAGCGTGAGGAGCGACGTGACCCCGAGGGTGACCCGAGCGGGAATGGCCTCGGGTTTAATCCAGAAGGAGATCCAGGACATGACGACGGTGATGGCGGAGGGGACGTAGGTGTGGAACAGGTGATACCCCAGGCGACGCCGCAGGTTGAACACCACGGCCAGACACGTGAAATTGCCTGGCGGGATAGGATGGGCTAAAGTCCTTTGGCTATGGTAAATTAGAGCAATATGAAGATTTACATGTTTACGAAGTCGAACAAAATACAACATACGAATCAacgtcataaaaaaataaaaaatgaataaatgaataaatcttaAAAATCCATATGAACAAAACTTTTCAAGAATCTCAAAATGAAAACCGATCGTCCCCGCCCCCCCTTATTCTAAAAAAACAGTTCCTCCGAccagctgactgactgactcgcAAAGCAGCCCGACCGTCGGCTGGGCGAGAACCTGCCTGTGGAGTAGGTGAGGGTGCAGTCCTCCGTGTTGTTGCGAGAAATGTCCAGTTGCGGCAATTCGATGTCCGGATTCACGACCAAAGGGTCCGTCTCGTTCCATTTGAATACCAGGTCGTGCGTTGTGTGCGACACTGCGGAATCAAATGCGGGAAATGTAAATGACGCCAGGAATTATTCATGCCAATCCTCTGCACTCGATTCCGGGTTCCTGCAACGCTTTTCGGTTTAAAATGAAATGCATTGTAGAGCACCGTTAATTGAATgatatacattcatacgtacttacgtacatacacacacacacacatacatacatacatacatacataaaatgcatacacacacacacacacacacacacacacatatatatgagtgtgagtgtgagtgtaagtgtgattgtgattgtgagtgtgagtgtgagtgtgagtgtgagtgtgtgtgtgtgtgtgtgtgtgtgtgtgtgtgtgtgtgtgtgtgtgtctttgtgggtgtgggtatatttatatgtgtgtgtctgtgtgtgtgtttgtgtgtattaagtACTCATAcccatagacatacatatatacatctaaaagTTTTTATAGCTCCTATGTCAAGTAATGTCATTTTGACCACTGATATCCACAATGCACTTATATCTATTCCAATGCTACTAAGACCTGTATCCACTCACAGCTTTCGATCATCATAGAACATATCTGCGTGTCATGCGGGTAGGCTTCGAATTTCATGGCACAGGACAACACCAGAGTTAATCTGTGTGGAGAGTAAATCACGATATACAAGCacgtagaaaatataataaatctgtTATGCTCAAAgggtattattacttatttatcaaaTGCTAAAACGAGTAAATCCTAAAATAGAtgacaacaacattaaaaatccAAGCATTCGAGCACGCACTTGGCCATGTACAGGAGCGTCTTATCGTGATACAGCCAGAGGTAGTGGTTCGGAACCGACATCTCGTGGAAGGTCACTTTCTTGGCGTTCTTGAAGAAGCAGTCAGGACGCCAGATGTTGTGGAGCCATTCGACATCCAAGATGCGGTATTCCTCTGTCATGTTCTCCGGCAGCCGCAGGCGATGGTCACGCCAGCTCTGCGCCAGGAAGATGTCTGCCACGTACGTCTgcgggagatgagaggggacATGGGGTgagtttattttttgggtttctatTTTGATTCTTTCTGTTCTCTATCtgccctctctgtgtctctctttcttattctcttgtctatctgcctctctgtttgtctctttatctttgcctatatgcctctctttctctttgcctatgtgcctctctttctctttgcctatGTGCCTCTCTTtcgttgtctctctcctcttcccttccatactctctctctctctctttctccttctctctctctccctccttctctctctctctctctctctctctctctctctctctctctctctcctctctctctctctctctcctctcttctcctctctctctctctctcctctcctctctctctctctctcctcctctctctcctctctctctctctctcactctctacctctctctccctccctctctctcccctccctctctctccctccctccctccccctccctctcctccctcttcttccctccctcctctctctccctcttcctccctccctccctctcccttctatcatctatcatttatcatctatcatctgtTATCTGTCATCTGTCATCTGTcgtttatcatctatcatctatctatctatctatctatctatctatctccccctctccttctctcttacacacaccctccctctcactctccctatcACTCAAACACCCCCACTCTTCCTCACACTCCCTTACACCCAAGtacccccactcttcctcctcaccccccccccaacaccctcaCACCCTTCCCCAACTGAAACCACCCACCATAGACTCCTCATCGATAGAGTCCACGGAGAGGACGGTGACGTGGAAGTACACAATGGTCGCGTGGCCTTCGTATTTAGGCGGTCGGTTCTTGTCGTACTGCTTCAGGTCCCTCGGGAGGATGTCGTGTAGTACCAAGCCCGTCTGCGCTCGTACCCTGCAACGGTAAAAAGGTACGTGAGGAGAGGACTCGGCccgtggaagatttttttttttttttttttttttttttttttttttttttgaggggatacCTCGAGGAATATAAAGTAAGTTTCGTCGTCCATATGGTAAAGATCGAGGGGCAAAACGGAAGGATACTTATATCCAAATCGatccaagttaaaaaaaaaaaaaaaaaaaaaaaaaaatctaaccgaAAGCGCGATATTTACACATCTTTATTTCACACTATCTGTGCTTGTATTTATTTGATCAACTATCtaaatgtttaaatatgtatctgtctgtctgtctatttatctatctatctatctatctatctgtctgtctgtctgtctgtctgtccgtctgcgtatctatctatctatctatctgtgtaataACTATCGATATACTAATTTGTAAGTTAATATTTATGCATTCAAACTATACAAAGTATGCACATAACTACCATAcagtaatacaaatacaaataaacgcAGCGCCACGTCAACCCAGCCTTAACCATGACCTAAACCACTCATGTGTCCTGAGTCATCAGCCGTGCCAGCTATATCTTCCGGTGATCTGGATAAAGATTGGATTAGGATAATGTAGCTAATTATCCCATTCAAGGCTGTTGCATTGTTCCAAATAGGACAACAAATTCCCCATCGTTTATTTCCTTCAATCCtacaaataaatgacaaaaacaatgttCGACACGAAAAGCTGAGAAAAAACAGACTCAGAAGCTGTGTCACAAGCTTTCGGCGACACCAATGACGGTTTACCGAGAGGATTATCCGCACAGCAGAGATATCCGGGTTTTGTTATCGTGACGTCACAATTTCGTGAGCCTCGCTCTTTTGTtgcccttattttcattatctaataGAAAAGCACAAAGGAAGCTCTATGAATACATGATAACATGCAATGTTGTGTTTGGGGAAGAGCGGTGAAGCCATAGACGAGTTGGCGAGGGCGGGCTCTCTGTTCCGCCTCTTTCCACACCTTCCCTGGGTTCCTCGCTACTTTTTATATTGCTCTTAATGCATGTTATAACATTTCGCTCTTGTAAGTTCGATGTTAGATCATTCAGTGCTGAACTTTTGTGTGCTATGGCGTAACTTTACTCTTGGCGAGTATTCCAACAGGCTCGTGGAAGCGATGAAGTCTAGCATATCCGTTATTTCTCCTTCAAGCAAAAGAAGTAAAAGTAAATGTTTCTAAAATTTCATGCGAGGACTAAATGACTTTACTCAAAATTTTTACTCAGAAAGGTTTGGgccttcatatatgtatgtatatatttacatacatacatacatatacagatatacataaacatatacatatacatatatatatatatatatatatatatatatatatatatatatatatatatatatatatatatatatagatatatatatatatatatatatatatatatatatattgtatatgtatatgtatatgtatatgtatgtatatatgtatatatatatatatatatatatatatatatatatatatatatatatatatatatatatgtgtgtgtgtgtgtgtgtgtgtgtgtgtgtgtgtgtgtgtgtgtgtgtgtgtgtgtgtgtgtgtgtgtgtgtgtgtgagtgtgtgtgtatgtatgtatgtacgtatgcatgtatgtatgcatatatctatgtatgtatctatgtgtgtgtgttatgtgtatgtgtgtatgtatatgtgtatgtatatgtgtgtatgtatgcatataggtatgtgtgtgcgtgtgtgtgtgtatacaggcggatgtgcgtgtgcgtgtgtgtgtgtgtgtgtacaggcgggtgtgcgtgtgcgtattatatatatatatatatatatatatatatatatatatatatatatatatatatatatatatatatatatatatataaaataacacatacataacatatattatatatataatatataaattatatatatatatatatatatatatatatatatatatatatatatatatatatatatatatataattatatatatatataatatatattactcctgggtatgagtataaactgcatccggtagtggggttctggtcctgaggagtctggagccacctcttagccactattgctcccagacCCACTtcacccagagtggaacacctgccagggtcccatctatgggataaatagaaatagtgATAGAGGGGACTTTATAGACTTGGCTTGCAACCCTCTTGGAGacaatgtatgtacgtatgtatgtatgtgtgtgtgtgtgtgtgtgtatatattatacatatatatgtatgatgtatatatatacatagatacatatatatatatatatatatatatatatatatatatatatatatatatatatatatatattatatatatagagagagagagagagagagagagagagagagagagagagagagagagagagagagagagagagagagaaagagattttatgtatatacatatatacacacacgcatacatacatacatacttatctgcaaaaccagaaaaaaatccgAATCAGGGGCACACTCCCCTTCCAACGAAACCCGCCAGCGACACCCCCGCCGAAGGCCCGAGCGcgcagaggagggagggcgacGGAGCAGCCCGTCAGTCCCTACATATGTCGCCGGCGAGGAAACGGGAAGAGGAGCACATGCGAGGCTTCGTAGCTGGCACTGGACCCTGAAGACGTACTACATTCGTTAACGCGTCTGCAAAGTACTTCCATTTCCATGCTCCTCCATAGTACTTGCTGCCTGTACAAGGAAgtcgttgttttccttttttttattcactctcgGGTgcgtttcttcgtcttctttcttcttcttttactttttgctgctgatgctgctgttcctcctcctcctcctcctcctcttcatcttcttcttcttcttcttcttcttcttcttctttctcttttttctatctctactgcttttttttttttttttttttacttcttcctgtacttcttttctttttctcctcatatttttttcttcatctttatccttttcttttctgtttctttttctttcttgttcttgttcttgttttagttcttcttcctcttcttcttctcctcctcctccttcttcttcttcttcgtttcttctctttgctttcctttcttatcctgctttcttcgtctcttcatcttttaatcattttttcttcattattctcttctcttcgttcttgTTACTTCTTCTTACGTTAcgttctgtcttcttcttcttcgttcctcTCTTCTATCTGATACTTCTTCGTAGTCACTCTCTCGTCTATGCTCTATACAATATTCGTCTTTCTGACAACGGTATCATTTATATTCACGTATGATCTAGAAAGTATATGAACTGACGGGTGGCTGTGGATATCACACTGAATTTGTATGTACCATTCGGTGTTGCTGCTCAATAAAAGTTGTGTCCATTTCTACTTCGTATGCTATGTATCAGTTTCCGATCAGATATACAACAGATGGAAGCTCGTTAAGTGTGGAGCGCTTGAGTTGTATGATATTGTTGAATCTTGTACTAGACTAGTTATCGAAGTGTATGCTAATTCTTTACTGAAAAGATCTAGCCTGCGTGTTCACATCAGATTGCTATGTCTTCTCCGCACATTCGTTAGCCAGTCCCTGCCGCTCTCAATCTTCACGTTCTCGAAAGCCCTCGCATAGTCATCGAAGTCGTAAGTGGGCATATTGGCTATGAGTTCCAGCATGATATGGTCGGTGGAACGACAGACTGCGTTCCCAAGGTCCGTCAGGGTTTGTTCTACGCTAAGGTCCACGCTGGGATTGGTAACGATGGCGGGGCTCTCGGTGCCGCACACTTCGTTGGAGGCGCAGGTCCCGCGGGTGCGGCCGCTTGCGTCGTAGATGTCAAAGCCGGTGTCCTTGTGGTAGCCGCGCTCCAGGTTCTGCAGGATAGGCTCCAGGTTGGCCGTGCCGTAGCAAGAAGGATAGTCGCGAGCGCAGTAGTCCAGGACGTCGTCGTTTAGTGCTAGGAGGAAGGTCTTCACCTCTTTGCTCCGTGTGGTGTTGATGGAGTCTTCGTCGTTTGGTATGACGCTGAACAGGGTTAGCCCGCCGTGATTGAAGGACAGATGGTCCAAGATCCTCTTCGCTCTTTCCAATACAATGCTGTATCCTTCGTAATTTATACTTTTTAGGTTCAAGTACACAATGAGCTGACGCTCGGGGTTCGAAGAGTCTCGAGTAAGTTCAGCTATATTGTAGTGGTCGGTTAAGTTAAAGATCGAGTACTGTGTACAATCTCTCAGTGTTTCCATTATCGTGTCGTCTCCCACGTGGCCCAAAACAACCAGATTCTGGCTGCGGGTTGCAGACTCGCCTTCCTGTGGCCTGAGGACGAGTGGCGGGTCCTCGCGACCCTTCATTCTGTCGATGAACGCGAATCCGCCGTGGAGTTTGCTGCTAGTGAACATCCTGTGTTTCTGGTGGCGCACGAAGGGGATGTATGGGTAAGCCGTGGTTTGGCGCTCGACCTCCTCGTCGATGGTCGGCATAAATGAGCCTCCAATGCTGTTGTAAAGCTCCTCATTGTGGCTCCTCTCATTGTCGTATTCTAGGAGGATTTTGCGATTCTTTGATCGCGATTTTTTGTTTCCCCAGCCCAAAAAGAGGTGAAAGAACGTTGATCATAAAGTCTCCAGCCTTCTTACCGTTTTCTTTCCCGTCTGGGTACATCGAAAACACCTTGTTTTTGGGCATGACTCCCCAgagttttgttttcattcttgtgttctttgtcttcttcctgtTAGGTATGAATGGGCCGAAGGGAAGCTTAGCAGGTATGAAAGCAGGGACCAAAAAGCtcgtgtctttctccttctcagacGAAGACTTTTGGTCCGTTTCTGCTTCGGACTCCGCTTCATCCGTGCCTGTCTGAACCCCGTCTTCTTCAGAATATTCATTTCCGGTTTCGTTTCCTTTGGGAACCATTGTGGAAATAGAAGGAGGAGTCGTAGTGATTGACCGAGGAGCTGTAGTTTTTAGAGTTGTGTTGGAATCCACAAGTATGTCAACTGTTGTAGTACTGGTTGTGGATATGTTTTCCGAGTAAGATGGACCCGCGATTACTCCATCCATATCAGAAGATAAAGTTGGCGGGGCGTTAGTCGAAGTTATTGTTGTTAAAGATGTTGGCAAAGTTTCAGTTGTAGCCACTGTCGCCtcatttgctgttattgttgtggaAGGTCGTACGTTCACCGGTATGGTAACTGAGGCAGTGCTGGAGGGTACAGTTGTCATACGTACGCCAGGCGGGGCTTCAGTGGTAGATATGGTTGCCACCGGCCTAGAAACCTGTGAATTTGGAGCGAATGTCGGGGACTCTATCTGTGTGAGAGGCACAACGTTTGACATAGTCACTGGCGAGCCTATGTAATTACTCAGGTCATTCTCAAAGTAACTGTCACTTTCTGTAAAACCAAGTTCATTTGGTATGTCGTCAACGTCACTTTGAATTACTGACCTCGAGCTTTCAGCCTCGGTTTCTTGCTTCTTTTCATATCCCTTGAAATTCATTTTTCTCATATATGTCTCCCTGTCAGCAACGCTCAATTTTGAATAGAAATTGGGCTTCCGTCTCTTGATCAGAGGATACTGCATCGGCGGGCCTTTCCCCGACTGTTCGCTCGACGGCTCGGGGGCAAGGAGGAACTGCTGATTATCAAGATGAAGTGGGACATAATCTGTAGGAACGGAAAGTTTTGGTGAGTTTTCTGGATGAGTTCCTCCGATCGGTGACATAAATAAATTTGTCTGGATGTTGTGATCCGTCCCCTCGCTCGGTGCGACGAAATCCTGCCAGTGGTATCCTTCGTCTGTCATTTCCTTCTCAAGTTCTGAAAATGCCAGATCGTTCGGAATCTCATTCTGGTCGTTTATGATGGTTGCCATTTGTGCGTTTTTGTGCCTGCGGTGCCTGACTCTCCTGGACGCCGTCGAGTCGTGCAAGATCATTTCCGTGtaaagcctctccctctccctcctcctcccccgatgGCTTAGCGCGAGAGTGTCTCTTTTCACTACACTAATCACCATCCTCTCGGTGTTTTCCACGATTGTGTCACTATCACCTTCACTTTCCGGGATTTGTTCCCCGGGTACATCTGTAGTGTTTTTCTCTACGTTGATTTCAGGCTCACTATAATGTTGTTGGTCCAGCATTTTGGTCACGTTTAGGATGTCTTTGCTGAGTGTTGTTAATTCCACATGGTTTATAATAGTTGTGGTGACTGACTGTGGTGTTGTGTCTGTCCTGGTTGTGGTGACTGGTTCTGGTATAGTGTCTGGTTTCGATGAAGTGACCGAATCTCGTGCAGTGTTTTGGGATATAGTGATCGTTTCTGATGTAGTGTGCCCCTTATCCATGTCTAATTCTGGCGCGATGGTTGTCATTCGTATTGTGACTGGTTCAGGTATGGTTGTTTTAAGCGTGGTGGTTGAGTCGCGAGTGTCCCCCCTCTGTGTGGACATTGATTCAGCTGCACTGTCTCCCTCGAGTATGGCGGCGACCTCGGCAATAAATTGATCGTATTGATGAAGTCTATTCGTTACTTCAGGATTCACCTCCCCCGTTGCAGCGGCTCGCGATACGCCGCCACCAGAGACTCCCctgtaaaaaaaagcaaaatgaaattattttgggTCAAGTAAAAAAATATGCAACTTCTGTCATACGTtagatgctttttttcttttctctttttagtaTAAGAAAGATGACCCAAAAtaaattcattttacttttaactGAAGTTGCATATTCGTATATGCTTACACAGAGCTGAGGGACTTTCTTGCGTATTAGGAATTTGCTTTCAAAATTCTAATTATATTTAAGAcgtacatgtttacatatatatatatatatatatatatatatatatatatatatatatatatatatatatatatatatatatatcgtgtgtgtgtgtgtgtgtgtgtgtgtgtgtgtgtgtgtgtgtgtgtgtgtgtgtgtgtgtgtgtgtggtgtgtgtgtgtgtgtgtagtgtgtgtgtgtgtgtgtgtgttgt
It includes:
- the LOC119581021 gene encoding glycine receptor subunit alpha-3-like isoform X4 is translated as MSWAFGASSTLNSWLLRTLCLFWLLSSVPPDSTMVRAQTGLVLHDILPRDLKQYDKNRPPKYEGHATIVYFHVTVLSVDSIDEESMTYVADIFLAQSWRDHRLRLPENMTEEYRILDVEWLHNIWRPDCFFKNAKKVTFHEMSVPNHYLWLYHDKTLLYMAKLTLVLSCAMKFEAYPHDTQICSMMIESLSHTTHDLVFKWNETDPLVVNPDIELPQLDISRNNTEDCTLTYSTGNFTCLAVVFNLRRRLGYHLFHTYVPSAITVVMSWISFWIKPEAIPARVTLGVTSLLTLATQNQQSQSSLPPVSYIKAIDVWMSSCTVFVFASLLQFGLVNYFMDAEPLTKDMTGYSVEDLTDLDDKKSEDGRANGYSRSRSRSRSRLRSHSPGVPQYVVHRCTGKDIAIYIDKFSRFFFPFAFFILNVSYWTTYGTM
- the LOC119581021 gene encoding glycine receptor subunit alpha-4-like isoform X3; this encodes MKSSIEVKMSWAFGASSTLNSWLLRTLCLFWLLSSVPPDSTMVRAQTGLVLHDILPRDLKQYDKNRPPKYEGHATIVYFHVTVLSVDSIDEESMTYVADIFLAQSWRDHRLRLPENMTEEYRILDVEWLHNIWRPDCFFKNAKKVTFHEMSVPNHYLWLYHDKTLLYMAKLTLVLSCAMKFEAYPHDTQICSMMIESLSHTTHDLVFKWNETDPLVVNPDIELPQLDISRNNTEDCTLTYSTGNFTCLAVVFNLRRRLGYHLFHTYVPSAITVVMSWISFWIKPEAIPARVTLGVTSLLTLATQNQQSQSSLPPVSYIKAIDVWMSSCTVFVFASLLQFGLVNYFMDAEPLTKDMTGYSVEDLTDLDDKKSEDGRANGYSRSRSRSRSRLRSHSPGVPQYVVHRCTGKDIAIYIDKFSRFFFPFAFFILNVSYWTTYGTM
- the LOC119581021 gene encoding mucin-5AC-like isoform X2: MSWAFGASSTLNSWLLRTLCLFWLLSSVPPDSTMGVSGGGVSRAAATGEVNPEVTNRLHQYDQFIAEVAAILEGDSAAESMSTQRGDTRDSTTTLKTTIPEPVTIRMTTIAPELDMDKGHTTSETITISQNTARDSVTSSKPDTIPEPVTTTRTDTTPQSVTTTIINHVELTTLSKDILNVTKMLDQQHYSEPEINVEKNTTDVPGEQIPESEGDSDTIVENTERMVISVVKRDTLALSHRGRRRERERLYTEMILHDSTASRRVRHRRHKNAQMATIINDQNEIPNDLAFSELEKEMTDEGYHWQDFVAPSEGTDHNIQTNLFMSPIGGTHPENSPKLSVPTDYVPLHLDNQQFLLAPEPSSEQSGKGPPMQYPLIKRRKPNFYSKLSVADRETYMRKMNFKGYEKKQETEAESSRSVIQSDVDDIPNELGFTESDSYFENDLSNYIGSPVTMSNVVPLTQIESPTFAPNSQVSRPVATISTTEAPPGVRMTTVPSSTASVTIPVNVRPSTTITANEATVATTETLPTSLTTITSTNAPPTLSSDMDGVIAGPSYSENISTTSTTTVDILVDSNTTLKTTAPRSITTTPPSISTMVPKGNETGNEYSEEDGVQTGTDEAESEAETDQKSSSEKEKDTSFLVPAFIPAKLPFGPFIPNRKKTKNTRMKTKLWGVMPKNKVFSMYPDGKENGKKAGDFMINVLSPLFGLGKQKIAIKESQNPPRIRQ
- the LOC119581021 gene encoding mucin-5AC-like isoform X1, yielding MKSSIEVKMSWAFGASSTLNSWLLRTLCLFWLLSSVPPDSTMGVSGGGVSRAAATGEVNPEVTNRLHQYDQFIAEVAAILEGDSAAESMSTQRGDTRDSTTTLKTTIPEPVTIRMTTIAPELDMDKGHTTSETITISQNTARDSVTSSKPDTIPEPVTTTRTDTTPQSVTTTIINHVELTTLSKDILNVTKMLDQQHYSEPEINVEKNTTDVPGEQIPESEGDSDTIVENTERMVISVVKRDTLALSHRGRRRERERLYTEMILHDSTASRRVRHRRHKNAQMATIINDQNEIPNDLAFSELEKEMTDEGYHWQDFVAPSEGTDHNIQTNLFMSPIGGTHPENSPKLSVPTDYVPLHLDNQQFLLAPEPSSEQSGKGPPMQYPLIKRRKPNFYSKLSVADRETYMRKMNFKGYEKKQETEAESSRSVIQSDVDDIPNELGFTESDSYFENDLSNYIGSPVTMSNVVPLTQIESPTFAPNSQVSRPVATISTTEAPPGVRMTTVPSSTASVTIPVNVRPSTTITANEATVATTETLPTSLTTITSTNAPPTLSSDMDGVIAGPSYSENISTTSTTTVDILVDSNTTLKTTAPRSITTTPPSISTMVPKGNETGNEYSEEDGVQTGTDEAESEAETDQKSSSEKEKDTSFLVPAFIPAKLPFGPFIPNRKKTKNTRMKTKLWGVMPKNKVFSMYPDGKENGKKAGDFMINVLSPLFGLGKQKIAIKESQNPPRIRQ